One genomic region from Alteromonas pelagimontana encodes:
- a CDS encoding DUF262 domain-containing protein: protein MVNIVTSEANGKGKRLIQHQVETQVLTLSYIQMNEYQFSIPSYQRPYIWPDEAVLKLFKDINDARVAKEPNYFIGTVLTSLEQDEDGNGIYELIDGQQRTTTLMLIALAFKMAKVDSAIADIAAFNKQPRLQFKIRDQVQHLLGSLAGLDDYVFPGLEAIDENPYLNRIYAALQVLEQQVNALENQDRVLLGDYIFKNVQWVNNIVPPQMDLNRLFATMNTAGIQLEQSDILKSKLLKQISTDKPLFDAMWLACEHMENYFERNVRKVFPNAPWNDIEPEHLASFNETLFVKSYGGNTHKQGLTIMQLAEQLEAAAESDNKNSEDNKLDNEQDAGSYDLETETVYCRPIISFPLLLIHAYRIYLANRAVEFDDTDDVVPRVHADKLLETFEPLTKASEEEVKDFIKTLWRVRYQFDRWVVKWVERDDSDDEQLRLTYLTKSESGGKRYINRTQKELNKLVMLQSVRNFTGERSAQYWLTPFIAGLIRENTTEDAQAIALLEKIDNDLSLAADSETQKTASFKQAKQQQPVIDSWQKIVDYFAEPRGTSFEHYWFQKLEYILWKKETNRHLKQFSNYRITAKNSVEHVYPQREEYQNIIERDFLDAFGNLVLLSPGENSSYSNQAVKKKLVDFEAKPQYESLKLKAMFKILKEQGDWQKTQIQLHQKEMLNALAAHYGLTK from the coding sequence ATGGTTAATATAGTTACGAGTGAAGCCAATGGAAAAGGAAAACGATTGATACAGCATCAAGTTGAAACGCAAGTGCTAACGTTAAGTTACATTCAAATGAATGAATATCAATTTAGCATACCTAGTTATCAGCGCCCTTATATTTGGCCTGATGAAGCCGTGCTAAAGCTGTTTAAAGATATTAACGATGCGCGCGTGGCGAAAGAGCCCAATTATTTTATTGGTACGGTGCTAACGTCTCTAGAGCAAGACGAAGATGGAAATGGTATTTATGAGCTGATTGATGGACAGCAACGCACCACCACATTAATGCTTATTGCACTTGCTTTTAAAATGGCAAAAGTCGATTCAGCTATTGCTGATATCGCCGCTTTCAACAAGCAACCTAGACTGCAATTTAAAATTCGTGACCAAGTGCAGCACTTGTTGGGTAGTTTAGCAGGCCTAGATGATTATGTATTTCCTGGATTGGAAGCTATCGATGAAAATCCCTATTTGAATCGCATATACGCAGCATTGCAAGTATTAGAGCAACAAGTAAATGCGCTGGAAAATCAAGACCGTGTTTTACTAGGCGATTACATTTTCAAAAATGTGCAATGGGTGAATAATATTGTACCTCCACAAATGGATTTAAATCGTTTATTCGCAACAATGAATACTGCCGGCATACAGCTTGAGCAGTCCGATATATTGAAGTCAAAGTTGCTTAAACAAATCTCAACTGATAAGCCATTATTCGATGCTATGTGGTTAGCTTGCGAACATATGGAAAACTACTTCGAACGTAACGTACGCAAAGTTTTTCCTAATGCCCCGTGGAACGATATTGAGCCTGAGCATTTAGCCTCCTTTAATGAAACGTTATTTGTAAAGAGCTATGGTGGGAATACGCACAAGCAGGGCTTGACCATCATGCAACTGGCAGAGCAGTTAGAAGCAGCTGCAGAGAGTGATAACAAAAATAGTGAAGATAACAAATTGGACAATGAACAGGATGCTGGCTCCTACGATTTAGAAACCGAAACAGTATACTGTCGTCCTATCATTAGTTTCCCACTACTACTCATCCACGCTTACCGAATATATTTAGCCAACCGTGCTGTTGAGTTTGATGATACAGACGATGTAGTCCCTCGTGTGCATGCAGATAAATTATTAGAAACCTTTGAGCCGCTGACAAAGGCCAGTGAAGAAGAAGTAAAAGACTTCATCAAAACCTTGTGGCGAGTACGTTATCAATTTGATCGATGGGTGGTTAAGTGGGTTGAGCGAGACGATAGTGATGATGAACAACTACGATTAACTTATCTAACAAAAAGCGAATCAGGTGGTAAACGGTACATTAATCGTACCCAAAAAGAACTAAATAAACTAGTGATGCTCCAAAGCGTGCGAAACTTTACCGGTGAGCGCAGCGCTCAGTATTGGCTCACGCCCTTTATCGCGGGTTTGATAAGAGAAAATACTACTGAAGATGCACAAGCCATCGCTTTGCTCGAGAAAATTGATAACGATTTGTCATTAGCTGCTGATTCAGAGACTCAAAAAACTGCCAGTTTTAAGCAAGCTAAACAACAGCAACCTGTAATCGACTCTTGGCAAAAAATCGTTGATTACTTTGCAGAGCCTCGAGGAACCAGCTTTGAACATTATTGGTTCCAAAAGCTGGAATACATATTGTGGAAAAAAGAAACAAATAGGCATCTCAAACAATTTAGCAATTACCGTATCACGGCGAAAAACTCGGTCGAGCATGTATATCCTCAGCGTGAAGAATACCAAAATATAATAGAGCGTGACTTTTTGGATGCTTTTGGAAATCTAGTTTTATTGAGTCCAGGTGAAAATTCGTCATATAGCAATCAAGCGGTTAAAAAGAAATTAGTTGATTTTGAGGCAAAGCCTCAATATGAGTCGTTAAAGTTAAAAGCCATGTTCAAAATATTGAAAGAACAGGGTGACTGGCAGAAAACGCAAATACAACTTCACCAAAAAGAGATGTTAAATGCGTTAGCAGCCCACTATGGGTTAACTAAATGA